The following are from one region of the Stigmatella ashevillena genome:
- a CDS encoding nucleoside 2-deoxyribosyltransferase: MDRMESPKRARIYCAGPMGGTQDFSKMRALSSVLREAGYSTFAPVDDGFPLLEIFHLMDEAGWSPEKKAEDRYYLMVAVFAFDLFNLLEHCQAVVANLSPFECCSVNPDSGTVMELSLAYASGRPVVAYKEEDIRYFPVGSTRQEGWDNPMVIGMLNNFHLGGAGYAASSYPELLQRLEAVLVSKPLLPGTEHLPEHILRPLELGRHLQELMSRHGGRQGPPASRLRQTEEIASFIKRSRERFRVDPWNGHIPGSARTSGASVQSFHPEAYPPRRER; encoded by the coding sequence ATGGACCGAATGGAGAGCCCCAAGCGCGCCCGCATCTATTGTGCGGGCCCTATGGGAGGTACTCAGGACTTCTCGAAGATGCGAGCGCTCTCCTCGGTCCTCCGGGAGGCTGGGTACAGCACCTTCGCCCCGGTGGATGACGGCTTTCCCCTGCTTGAAATCTTTCACCTCATGGATGAGGCAGGTTGGAGCCCGGAGAAAAAGGCAGAAGACCGGTACTACCTCATGGTGGCCGTGTTTGCCTTCGACCTCTTCAACCTTCTGGAGCATTGCCAGGCGGTTGTCGCGAACCTGAGCCCCTTCGAGTGCTGCTCCGTGAACCCTGACTCGGGCACGGTCATGGAGCTCTCGCTGGCCTACGCGTCCGGCAGACCCGTGGTGGCCTACAAGGAAGAAGACATCCGCTACTTCCCGGTGGGCTCCACCCGCCAGGAGGGTTGGGACAATCCCATGGTCATCGGGATGCTGAACAACTTCCACCTGGGGGGCGCGGGCTATGCGGCCAGCAGCTACCCGGAACTGCTCCAGAGGCTCGAGGCCGTGCTTGTCTCGAAGCCTTTACTTCCTGGCACGGAACACCTGCCCGAGCACATCCTGCGGCCTCTGGAGCTTGGCAGGCACCTCCAGGAGCTCATGTCGCGCCACGGTGGCAGACAGGGCCCGCCCGCCTCGAGGTTGCGGCAGACCGAGGAGATCGCCTCATTCATCAAGCGCTCTCGCGAGCGGTTCCGCGTGGACCCTTGGAATGGCCACATTCCAGGCAGCGCGCGCACCTCTGGCGCGTCCGTGCAGTCCTTCCATCCAGAAGCCTACCCCCCAAGGAGAGAGCGATGA